The Methyloceanibacter sp. wino2 nucleotide sequence AGTTCGGCTTGGATCGTGACCGCCGTGGCCGGGAATGTCTGATCCGGCGTGGAGGTGGCAAGCACGATCAGGTCGATATCCTCGGCATCGACCTTGGCGTGATCGAGCGCCCTCTTGGCGGCCTCGATCGCCATGTGGGATGTGAGTTCGCCGTCGGCGACGATGCGGCGTTCGCGGATGCCGGTCCGGGCCACGATCCACTCATCGGAGGTGTCCACGGTCGCGGTCAGGTCTTCATTGGTGACAATACGGTCCGGCAGATAGCCGCCGACCCCCTTCACCACTGACCGCAAATTCGACAAGTAACCTACTCCGCCCGCTTAAGCCGCGCCGTCCAGCTCGAGCTTTTCATGGAAATGCGCGACGTCGGCGCCAAGGCGTTCGACGACGCCACTGAACGCCATTTCGTAAGCGAGGTCGACCGCGCTCGCGAAACCCGTCTCATCGGTCCCGCCGTGGCTCTTCACGACAATTCCGTTCAGGCCGAGGAAGATACCGCCATTGAGTTGCCGGGGGTCCATTTTTTCTTTCAAGGCCCGGAATGCGCCTTGCGCCAGCAGCGCCCCAAGCCGGGACAGGAACGATTGCCCCATGGCCGCTCTCAGGTATTGAGCGATTTGCTTAGCCGTTCCCTCGGCGGTCTTCAAGGCGATGTTCCCGGTGAATCCATCGGTCACGACGACGTCCACGGCACCATGGCCGATGTCGTTGCCTTCGATGAATCCGTGGTAGCGGATGGGCAGCGGCGCCGACTTGAGGACCGCCGCGGCTTCGCGGATCTGCTCGACGCCTTTGACCTCTTCGACGCCGATATTCAGGAGGCCGATAGAAGGCTTCTCCATGCCGAGAAGCGCCCGGGCCATGGCGGCCCCCATCAGCCCGAATTCGACCAGTTGCCGCGTGTCCGCGCCGACATTGGCGCCCACGTCGAGCACGATGCATTCGGCGTCCACGGTGGGCCAAATGGCGGCAATGGCGGGCCGGTCGATGCCCTTGACGGTCTTCAGGCAGAATTTGGACATGGCCATCAGGGCGCCGGTATTGCCGGCCGAGACGACGGCATGGGCCTGTCCGTCCCGAACGGCCTGGATGGCGAGCCACATGCTGGATTTCCACCGCCCGCGGCGAAGCGCCTGGCTGGGCTTGGCATCCATCGCAATGGCGACGTCGGAATGGATGATCTCGGACTTTGCCGCGAGGTCGGCATGGCCCTGCAGCTCAGCCTCGATCTGAGCCTGATCGCCCACAAGGATGAAGCGCATGTGCGGATGCCTGACGAGGGCGAGAGCCGCCGCCGGTATGACCACGCTAGGGCCGTGGTCCCCGCCCATGGCGTCGAGCGCTATGGTGACTGGAGCAGCCATTCTCCACTACCGATCTGGAAGATTAAGGCCAGGCGCATACGCCGTGGCACCCCCGGAAACCGAACCCGAATAGACGTAAATGCCGGTCAGTGACAACCTGATTTTATGCTTGCACGCGGAACTCAGGACTTCTTGAGGTCCTTGAGGACCGCAAATGGGTTGTTTTTTGGCGTTTCCCCCAACGGTTTGGGGTCCGACCACGCAAACTCCGCACCCGTCTTTTTCGGGTACGGATCGAGCGCCGTCGCGAGGGTCTCGTAGACGAGCGGGCCGAGGTCGATCGCGTCGCCTTCAATGGGCTCCGGCCAAACGATCTCTCCGGCCTGAGCGGGATCCTCTGCGCGCTCCTGCAGCGCCACGATCTTATCCTGGGGCCAGAATTCGGCCTGCACCGGCACGTCGATCCTGGCCGGGACCGGCTCGAGGCTCACGACGCATGTCTGGACCACGTCCGCCCGCAGACGGCCTGTGACGTGCAACCGCTTGCCGGCACCCTGGCGCACACGGTAGTCGAACCTAAGCCCTTCGAGATCCAACAGGTCGAGCAGGTCCATGATGGCCTTGCGCTCGTCCTCTCCAATCTCGATCGTCTTGTCGGCGCCCGGCTCCACGGTTCCGAGCTTGACTTTGCGAGTCAGCGGCGGGGGTTGGACGTCTTCGTTCACAGATTGAGTCATGGTCAGGAGCCTCGTTCGCCGGGAATTTCGGGGAACCCTACCCGGCCGGCGCAAATTTCCTCGATCGGTTGCGCCTTCAAGTCTTCTAGCACCGCGTTCACATAGGGCGTGAGCTTGGCACTGGCTGCCCTCGCCTTGTCCTCATCCAGCGGCAAACTCTTGGCGATCGCCGTTTCCAGAGCTGTCCCTCCGGCGGCAACGGCACGGTCGTAGCTTTCAATGAGATTGGCGCCGCCCGCCACGAGCTTGCGGACTTTCTTGGGGACCGCGAGGTCCCCCACGCCGATCTCACGCAGGACCGTGTCCATATCGGCCACAAAGCGGTCCGCAAGGGCTTGAGCGGTGGCCGTCGCCTCGGCGCCTCCGCCTTTCAGCCGGCGGAAGACAGCGAAGAGATGGAGCGTCAGGATCGAGAACCGTCCTTCAAGCGTATCGGGAATGCCAAGTGTCTGGTAATAAATTGGAAGTCGCGCCTGCGCCATAATCGCATCATAAAGATCGTCTGCATGAGGAGCGCCTCTGCCCAAGGTTTTGGCCCAAGATTTGGCCGAAGGCAGCAGGTTGGCGAAAGGCTTTAGGGACCAAGGCATTTCGTCTAGCTTCTACCAGAGATTCTCGGCCACTTCAGGCCTATTGGGGATCCTGATCGAGGGGAACGCATTATTTTGCGAAACGTCAAGCCAGCACCGACAAGGGCAACCTGGCCCGTGCTCGCGGCACTGTTTCTCGGCGCGGCCCCCATGCTCGGCTGCGCCGGTCAGGTCGACCGCCACGGCCACGTGTTCATCGATGTCGATCTCGATCAGGTGCGGCCCGGCATGTCCAAGGCCGACGTCAAGACCGTGCTCGGCTCGCCGGACACGACGAGCGCCATCGGCGGCGATGCCTACTATTACATCTCGTCGACCATGAAGACCGTCGCTTTCATGAAGCCCAGGGAGATCGACCGGCAGGTCGTGGCCGTCTACTTCAACGGCTCGGAACGCGTAACCGACGTGGCCCGCTACGGCATCAAGGACGGTCAAGTCGTCAATTACTACAAGGGCGAGACCCCTGCCCGCGGTAAGGATCTGAGCTTCGTCGAGCAGATGTTCGGCAACCTCGCCAACCGTCAGCTCTTCAAGGATCAGACCGGCGCCGGCCAATCCGGCATCCCCGGCATTTAACCCCCTAAAGAAAAGCCCCGCTCCTAACGAGGAACGGGGCTGGTATTCTGTTGGCGCGGCCCAACGGCCGCCTGCCGCTATTGGTGTGCGAGCACGGCCAGGAGCAGCAAGGCCACGATGTTCGTGATCTTGATCATCGGGTTCACGGCGGGACCGGCCGTATCCTTGTAGGGATCGC carries:
- a CDS encoding ubiquinol-cytochrome C chaperone family protein — encoded protein: MAQARLPIYYQTLGIPDTLEGRFSILTLHLFAVFRRLKGGGAEATATAQALADRFVADMDTVLREIGVGDLAVPKKVRKLVAGGANLIESYDRAVAAGGTALETAIAKSLPLDEDKARAASAKLTPYVNAVLEDLKAQPIEEICAGRVGFPEIPGERGS
- a CDS encoding DUF177 domain-containing protein, which translates into the protein MTQSVNEDVQPPPLTRKVKLGTVEPGADKTIEIGEDERKAIMDLLDLLDLEGLRFDYRVRQGAGKRLHVTGRLRADVVQTCVVSLEPVPARIDVPVQAEFWPQDKIVALQERAEDPAQAGEIVWPEPIEGDAIDLGPLVYETLATALDPYPKKTGAEFAWSDPKPLGETPKNNPFAVLKDLKKS
- a CDS encoding outer membrane protein assembly factor BamE, translating into MLAALFLGAAPMLGCAGQVDRHGHVFIDVDLDQVRPGMSKADVKTVLGSPDTTSAIGGDAYYYISSTMKTVAFMKPREIDRQVVAVYFNGSERVTDVARYGIKDGQVVNYYKGETPARGKDLSFVEQMFGNLANRQLFKDQTGAGQSGIPGI
- the plsX gene encoding phosphate acyltransferase PlsX, whose product is MAAPVTIALDAMGGDHGPSVVIPAAALALVRHPHMRFILVGDQAQIEAELQGHADLAAKSEIIHSDVAIAMDAKPSQALRRGRWKSSMWLAIQAVRDGQAHAVVSAGNTGALMAMSKFCLKTVKGIDRPAIAAIWPTVDAECIVLDVGANVGADTRQLVEFGLMGAAMARALLGMEKPSIGLLNIGVEEVKGVEQIREAAAVLKSAPLPIRYHGFIEGNDIGHGAVDVVVTDGFTGNIALKTAEGTAKQIAQYLRAAMGQSFLSRLGALLAQGAFRALKEKMDPRQLNGGIFLGLNGIVVKSHGGTDETGFASAVDLAYEMAFSGVVERLGADVAHFHEKLELDGAA